In Caretta caretta isolate rCarCar2 chromosome 4, rCarCar1.hap1, whole genome shotgun sequence, one genomic interval encodes:
- the IDH3B gene encoding isocitrate dehydrogenase [NAD] subunit beta, mitochondrial isoform X1: MAAISGVRAVAGALLRAQGRGAWRTLSTSATPQQTTRRQTEKPEGVFKVTMLPGDGVGPELMHSVKEVFKAAGVPVEFDEHHLSEVQNMASELKLDEVVDSMKESKVAIIGKIHTPMEYKGELASYDMRLRRKLDLFANVVHVNSLPGYKTRHNNLDLVIIREQTEGEYSSLEHESVKGVIECLKIITRDKSQRIAKFAFDYATKKGRSKVTAVHKANIMKLGDGLFLQCCEEVAELYPKIKFDTMIIDNCCMQLVQDPHQFDVLVMPNLYGNIIDNLAAGLVGGAGVVPGESYSAEYAVFEMGARHPFAQAVGRNIANPTAMLLSAANMLRHLNLEHHSNMISDAVKRVIKVGKVRTRDMGGYSTTSDFIKSVIDNLHPHYGV, from the exons ACAGAGAAACCTGAAGGGGTGTTCAAGGTCACCATGCTGCCTGGAGATGGGGTTGGCCCGGAGCTCATGCATTCTGTCAAAGAGGTGTTCAAG GCTGCTGGCGTCCCTGTGGAGTTTGACGAGCACCACCTGAGCGAAGTGCAGAACATGGCGTCAGAGTTAAAACTGGATGAGGTTGTCGACTCTATGAAGGAGAGTAAAGTGGCCATTATAG GAAAGATCCACACTCCCATGGAATATAAAGGAGAGCTGGCCTCCTATGACATGAGGCTCAG GCGCAAgttagacctgtttgccaacgtTGTCCATGTGAATAGTTTACCTGGCTATAAAACACGACACAACAACTTGGATCTTGTGATCATCCGGGAGCAGACGGAGGGGGAGTACAGCTCTCTGGAACATGAG AGCGTGAAGGGAGTCATTGAGTGCCTGAAGATCATCACCCGGGACAAGTCGCAGCGCATCGCCAAATTTGCCTTTGACTATGCCACCAAGAAAGGGCGTTCAAAGGTCACAGCAGTGCACAAAGCCAACATCAT GAAGTTGGGAGATGGGCTCTTCCTCCAGTGCTGTGAAGAGGTGGCAGAATTGTATCCCAAGATCAAATTCGACACCATGATAATTGACAATTGCTGTATGCAG CTGGTGCAGGACCCCCACCAGTTCGATGTCCTGGTCATGCCAAACCTGTATGGAAACATCATTGATAACCTGGCTGCTGGCTTGGTGGGAGGCGCCGGCGTGGTTCCCGGGGAAAGTTACAGTGCCGAGTACGCGGTGTTTGAGATG GGTGCCCGCCATCCATTTGCCCAGGCCGTGGGCAGAAACATTGCCAATCCAACTGCCATGCTGCTCTCCGCTGCCAACATGCTGCGGCATCTCAA CTTGGAACATCACTCCAATATGATCTCCGATGCGGTGAAGAGGGTGATTAAAGTTGGTAAA GTTCGGACGCGGGACATGGGCGGTTACTCCACCACCTCGGACTTCATCAAGTCTGTGATTGACAACCTGCACCCACATTATGGTGTCTAG
- the IDH3B gene encoding isocitrate dehydrogenase [NAD] subunit beta, mitochondrial isoform X2: MAAISGVRAVAGALLRAQGRGAWRTLSTSATPQQTTRRQTEKPEGVFKVTMLPGDGVGPELMHSVKEVFKAAGVPVEFDEHHLSEVQNMASELKLDEVVDSMKESKVAIIGKIHTPMEYKGELASYDMRLRRKLDLFANVVHVNSLPGYKTRHNNLDLVIIREQTEGEYSSLEHESVKGVIECLKIITRDKSQRIAKFAFDYATKKGRSKVTAVHKANIMKLGDGLFLQCCEEVAELYPKIKFDTMIIDNCCMQLVQDPHQFDVLVMPNLYGNIIDNLAAGLVGGAGVVPGESYSAEYAVFEMGARHPFAQAVGRNIANPTAMLLSAANMLRHLNLEHHSNMISDAVKRVIKVGKVRTADMGGYATSIDFTQAVIAALAD; the protein is encoded by the exons ACAGAGAAACCTGAAGGGGTGTTCAAGGTCACCATGCTGCCTGGAGATGGGGTTGGCCCGGAGCTCATGCATTCTGTCAAAGAGGTGTTCAAG GCTGCTGGCGTCCCTGTGGAGTTTGACGAGCACCACCTGAGCGAAGTGCAGAACATGGCGTCAGAGTTAAAACTGGATGAGGTTGTCGACTCTATGAAGGAGAGTAAAGTGGCCATTATAG GAAAGATCCACACTCCCATGGAATATAAAGGAGAGCTGGCCTCCTATGACATGAGGCTCAG GCGCAAgttagacctgtttgccaacgtTGTCCATGTGAATAGTTTACCTGGCTATAAAACACGACACAACAACTTGGATCTTGTGATCATCCGGGAGCAGACGGAGGGGGAGTACAGCTCTCTGGAACATGAG AGCGTGAAGGGAGTCATTGAGTGCCTGAAGATCATCACCCGGGACAAGTCGCAGCGCATCGCCAAATTTGCCTTTGACTATGCCACCAAGAAAGGGCGTTCAAAGGTCACAGCAGTGCACAAAGCCAACATCAT GAAGTTGGGAGATGGGCTCTTCCTCCAGTGCTGTGAAGAGGTGGCAGAATTGTATCCCAAGATCAAATTCGACACCATGATAATTGACAATTGCTGTATGCAG CTGGTGCAGGACCCCCACCAGTTCGATGTCCTGGTCATGCCAAACCTGTATGGAAACATCATTGATAACCTGGCTGCTGGCTTGGTGGGAGGCGCCGGCGTGGTTCCCGGGGAAAGTTACAGTGCCGAGTACGCGGTGTTTGAGATG GGTGCCCGCCATCCATTTGCCCAGGCCGTGGGCAGAAACATTGCCAATCCAACTGCCATGCTGCTCTCCGCTGCCAACATGCTGCGGCATCTCAA CTTGGAACATCACTCCAATATGATCTCCGATGCGGTGAAGAGGGTGATTAAAGTTGGTAAA GTGCGCACCGCAGACATGGGCGGATACGCCACGTCCATTGACTTCACCCAGGCTGTGATAGCAGCCCTGGCTGACTAG
- the NOP56 gene encoding nucleolar protein 56: protein MVLLHVLFEHAAGYALFAVREVEEISLLLPQVEESILNIGKFHSVVRLVAFSPFKSAQSALENVNAISEGILHEDLRLLLETNLPAKKKKALLGVSDAKIGAAVQEELGYQCQTGGVVAELTRGIRLHFHTLVKGLTAQSASKAQLGLGHSYSRAKVKFNVNRVDNMIIQSISLLDQLDKDINTFSMRVREWYGYHFPELIKIVSDNYTYCRLAKCIGNRKELSEERLEGLEEIVMDSAKAHAILDASRSSMGMDVSPIDLINIESFSSRVISLSEYRRDLQEYLRSKMSQVAPSLSALIGEVVGARLISHAGSLTNLAKYPASTVQILGAEKALFRALKTRGNTPKYGLIFHSTFIGRAATRNKGRISRYLANKCTIASRIDCFSDVPTSVFGDKLREQVEERLAFYETGEPPRKNLDVMKEAMVEATEVAAEIKKKEKKKKKREKKRLEALAVAAAAEEAENSVLETTMEVEENDTQPKKKRKKQQQETSLEENGLAEEPLPKKQKKLAQEEPPQPDKKKKKKKVKEED, encoded by the exons ATG GTGCTGCTCCACGTGCTGTTCGAGCACGCGGCCGGCTACGCGCTGTTCGCCGTGCGGGAGGTGGAGGAGATcagcctgctgctgccccag GTGGAGGAGAGCATCCTGAACATCGGCAAGTTCCACAGCGTCGTCAGACTCGTGGCCTTCTCCCCATTCAAATCCGCCCAGAGTGCCTTGGAGAACGTCAATGCCATCTCGGAAG GGATTCTCCACGAGGACCTCAGGCTGCTCCTGGAGACCAACCTGCCGGCCAAGAAGAAGAAGGCATTGCTGGGAGTCAGTGATGCCAAAATTGGGGCTGCCGTCCAAGAGGAGCTGGGTTACCAGTGCCAGACTGGAGGGGTCGTGGCAGAGCTCACACGAG GGATCCGCCTGCACTTCCACACCCTGGTGAAGGGCCTCACTGCCCAGTCGGCCTCAAAGGCGCAGctgggcctggggcacagctacTCACGGGCCAAAGTGAAATTCAACGTCAACAGAGTTGACAAcatgatcatccagtccatcAGCCTGCTGGACCAGCTGGACAAGGACATCAACACCTTCTCCATGCGCGTCAG AGAGTGGTACGGGTATCACTTCCCAGAGCTCATCAAGATTGTGAGTGACAACTACACCTACTGCCGCCTGGCCAAGTGCATCGGGAACCGCAAGGAGCTGAGCGAGGAGCGCctggaggggctggaggagatTGTGATGGACAGCGCCAAGGCCCACGCCATTCTGGACGCCTCTCGTTCATCCATGG GGATGGATGTCTCCCCCATTGACCTCATCAACATTGAGAGCTTCTCCAGCCGGGTGATCTCGCTGTCCGAGTACCGCAGGGACCTGCAGGAGTATCTCCGTTCCAAGATGAGCCAGGTGGCTCCCAGTCTCTCTGCCCTCATCGGGGAAGTG GTGGGCGCCCGTCTGATCTCCCATGCTGGCAGCCTGACGAACCTGGCCAAGTACCCAGCCTCAACGGTGCAGATCCTGGGGGCAGAGAAGGCCCTCTTCAG GGCCTTGAAGACTCGTGGCAACACCCCGAAATATGGGCTGATTTTCCACTCCACCTTCATCGGGCGAGCGGCTACCCGCAACAAGGGGCGCATCTCCCGCTACCTGGCCAACAAGTGCACCATCGCCTCCAGGATAGACTGCTTCTCAG ATGTCCCGACGAGCGTCTTTGGTGACAAGCTCCGGGAGCAGGTAGAGGAGCGCCTGGCCTTCTACGAGACAGGAGAGCCTCCCCGCAAGAATCTTGATGTCATGAAGGAGGCTATGGTGGag GCTACTGAGGTGGCCGCTGAAATcaagaagaaagagaagaaaaagaagaagcgGGAGAAGAAGCGGCTGGAAGCCttggcagtggcagcagctgctgaggaAGCAGAGAACTCAGTGCTGGAGACAACCATGGAGGTAGAG GAAAACGACACACAGCccaagaagaagagaaagaagcagcagcaggagacctCACTGGAGGAGAATGGGCTGGCAGAAGAGCCCTTGCCCAAGAAGCAAAAGAAACTGGCCCAGGAAGAGCCCCCCCAGCcagacaagaagaagaaaaagaaaaaggtcaaAGAGGAGGATTAA